TCATTCATAATCCCAAAAATACCACTAGCTAATtaggaatttaaaataaaaaaaatttaattataaaaaaaaaccaaactaacAGAACAAAAGCACCGTAGCGCGCAGTTTTGGTtcctttatttctttaatttttttaaataaaaaaatattaattacaagtaaagaataATATATTGGTGATAGGCCTGCCGAATTGTAAAAACGTTAAAAGCATCCGATTATGTTGTCAACCatcaaatatatacatatgttgatgcacaaaatgtTGTCAACCatcaaatatatacatatgttgatgcacaaaatcttaTCGATTGTAGACCAACTAAATTGGACCATAAATCATACATGTGTACAAACACAAAGATATATTATGGTTCGTCACAAGTTGAAGTTACGTCTGCACTAGTGTAGATCCAGTTTTACTATGTATAATTGAGAGTTACAATGTACATATAAGTTTGTTTCTAGAGGCTAGGGTTTGCCCTTCTTTCTAAAGTGAGGGTGagatcccttttatagaataaagttTTCCCTCCCCTCTTACATACATCACATGCTAAGAAGTGGGGCCTAAATATTGAAGCTCAATATATgatacaacaaaatatatagcTAGGTAAGaaaatcacaatttatataGATTGCTAGGAAATATTTTAACCGATTACATAcctaattataatatattcaaGACTAAAGAGTACATTGTCAAGACTTCAGAGTCAGGCCATCAACCCTTTACTAATCACACTGATAAGTATTCATTTATAAGTAATAATATATTTTGTCGAGTTTTTGATAGGATTGCACACTAtacgatctttttttttttaatactatgGCTTCGTTTGATAGAGAAGATAGACTTGTATagaattattcattatattaaatgtattttaaggaaagaaatgaatgacaaatttcttttttttttcttttttttttgtccaagtTAAAAGTTACTCATGAAGAATAGTTCTCCCTTTTAATCCTAACATTTGTAGGAATTAGTAGAAATATCTTTTCTTCATGAGTAGCCCTTAACTTGGACAAAATAAGGGCTCATttggatatgtttttaaaatgattgaaaacgtttttagagaaaatatttttggatttaaaaagcactttaagtgctttctgcaataagcaccaattatgtgcttcttccaggaagcacttttaagtgtttttccaggatttacttgcatttttactaagaattggttctaaaaacattttcaccgaaaatgcttttagtcattttaaaaacacatccaaacgagctctaagAAATTTGACTTCTATTTCTGCTTTGAAAATGCCTTCAATATCGTGAAGAGTCGTACCCAATTTACACACAAATATACTgacaaaacagaaaaagaaatactttcaacatagaaaaaaattgaatgcgTGAAACAAAACAATAATGCTCTAGTGAATAATGATCTTCAGAACACCAAATATACAactgttttttgttaaaaaataaaaatcattaaTTCCTTAAATAATCACAGGCACATCACAATTGGAAGTAATGACGAAGACACGAGTGATCAACCAAACAATCTATTCTAAGAGATAGAAGGGAAGAAAACGAACATAAATTCGAAGGATTAAATAAACATTTACATGATCCGTACCCTTTTTTATTGACTTGTTGCTATCAAGTTGATTAACCACGGTTAAGCTGTATTTGGCATATCTACTCCACCCAGATGGGAATGTTGCAGCATCAGGAACATCCAAATCTAGCGACAAGTGATCTTCTTGTCTATTCTGTAAACAACTAACCTGCCTGAACAAAGCAAGTCCACAAGACCTATCATCATATATAATTAAGCACAAAAATCTTAAGCTTGTAAATTGGAGAGACccgattaattaattattaaaacgtACCACTTGTAACCACCTACGAAGAAAAAGTCAGAGTATTGCCAATGGCTCCTCAACTTAGAGAACCTGTAAATTCTCCATGTGAATGTCCCAGACCAAagatcctcctcttcttctttcttcattcTCCTGCAAGCTTAAGCCAACAAACAtataaaaacacacacacacatacacacatatatatatatacagagcaTATAATAGGAGATGCAAACCACCATGGTCCGGAAGAGAGACGGTCAGTTTATTCAAAATATTTCTTTATGATATTTGCCATTCGACTCCATTTGGGTAAAGGGGGAATTCTAGCCACCTTTTCATTTACTTTTTCATTTCTACCTCTCCAGTTTCTTTCCCccacctcatttttttttttttgcacaatgttttgtaaTGTTGGCACGAAAATTGTGCCAAAAACATGAAGTGGCAGAGTGTCTTTGGAGAGTTTCATTTTTAGAAAGTCTCTTtaacatttctcaaaaatccAATGCAAAAATTAGTGTAAAGGTTACTAGCATTTATCAATACTGATTGTGCTAATTCCAACTTCTGTCACTCATATTACAAAATCCAATGAGTCACTCAAGTAATTTTAAATGAATGAACCAAATGATGATAGggtactttaacgaaaagcacccggtactgttcactttaacgaaaaaccacatttttacactaaaaagtcaatcatggtactattcactttaccctttattttgtccttatcattaaaactcaaagttttcaagccattttcattagttttcctatgatATTATGGTACGGGCGGGAATGTTCCTCTTCCTTAAACAAGGAGAAAACAATTCTGCTTCCTGCCTAATTAATGGTTTGTCCCGAGCGAATAAAAAAGGAGAAACGACAAATGTTAAGGGAACTTTTTGTCATCTTATATtttttacataatattttataatgttggcacgagaatttgatttaaattgcGAGATGACTGAAAGTCTATAAAAAAAtctcacttttgagagagtccCATTAGCATTTCTGAAGGAGAAATCCTACCTCTCAGTTTTGTATATTTCTTTATGATTTATGAGATATTTTTCAGTATGACCGTCACACGAAGTGGTACACCATGTATCGCTATATaaatagtgggatatgtgtgttaaaaatttaataacttaaaaaataaaatttcccaccacttagataaaaacacatgatgtatCACTCGTGTTCGcgtcataactaaaaatttctcattaTTTATTCCGAAGTTGTTAATACATTTCGTATAACAGTAACGGAAGTTACCAACTATCCACTTACTTCAacacacaaaaacttcactatTACATAGATGCTGTAACAGTAAATCCATGCCATGTATTCACACACAAGTAACTCAAATATTCATGGCTGGATGTTGCAGAATGCTACAAATTGTCTCCAAGCTCAGTTTGAGGTCCTAATGATGTCGTAGTATGGTATATGGCTGGCACACAACTCATTGCTTTGGGAGGGTACGACTCCAGATCCCATTCAATTGATACAGACGACTGCTTCTCATCTCCAGTAATTTCTACAATCCTAGCCATCCCCCTCAACCGTGAGTCTCTCCGTCCTCCCCTTCATTTGGTCTAAACAGGCTTGTGGTTGGTTAAAACTGAATACAGGTGGAGCCTTCAATGCAATGGGTGGGATCGAGGTCCTACGGGTGTGATTCGAAACCATTTGGGTGACTTTGTGGTTGTTTTTTCTCacgagtaaattgtagcaatagtcttttaactttaatcaaattagagtaatggtctattaactaaaaattcattattattTGTCTCTCGACTCATCAAAATGTATAGTTATGGTTATTTTCATCAACttcgttagaattttgtcaaaataagttatgttggaagaactattgctacaattggggtcTTTcgactcatcaaaacgtgtagctatgatcattttcgtcaatttcatcagaattttgtcaaaatgagttatgttggaatgatcattgctacaattaagttaaagttgatggatcatttgtccagttggattaaagttgaggaaccaaaggtaatggatttttagttgagtgaCCATAATTGcaaattttgataagttgaataaccaatggtaatgaatttttagttgatggaccattactacaatttattCTTTACTCGTAGGCTCTCCCATGCAGGGCCGGCCCAGGCACAGTGCAGGCAGGACGACCATCCAGGGtccaaaaaaattaggggcaccaaaattattagggtggtatatttatatatgtttttataagagtataaatttataaaatttgattcaaagatGTAGACATTTAACGAGAAGTGgtggtttgtcatttgaaaataatgaggaggtcttgggttcaaaacatcatgtgtgcttatttactttccattttttacaaatttcttataagagtataaatttataaaatttggttaaaggatcaagaagtttaattagaaacaatgatttttgttgtttaaaattaacaagaagtcttaagttcgaaatactatgtgcatgtttattcttttcaatttttacaaatttttgtttggttgttaatgttgtggtctatttttatctgacCGAGAGACTAGGGCCGGCagcagagagagaaaggagagagatgtgtgtttgtagaattgtaggggaatgtgtgtgttgttatccctcatacattgtgcctttatttatagtagtaaagggagaaaagatattccttctcctccaagtaatacaagttgtaataggaaatgataactagaatcaaatctaatctaggatttacacaatcacacttattctatgaatgtttacaacacttcccattgagtgtgcaaatacttaaggtagattcagcatcatgcagaagttgaggaagtcgactcgtcggcattgattccaaggaacaacgcttattctcaataaggtaggaacttgcataagtagtaagtctcactaaaaaaccctaaggctatggcaaaaacccgagtagggacaaaatccatagtctaaggaaaaatgcgtgagaaatgcaaagtaaaaagaaacgtctacaggacgtcatcagggatatgaccagcccaaggtgggtgcctcgttaaaacctagttaggtagcaaaaacccagtgggaaaaatgctcctaatcgtagggaaaaagagtacattaagatcaagcaagtatccagaagatactccccctgagtttgacataattccaaagagaaatagcaaagttacaactcagaaagtttacgcataccaattccatgaacaagcttctgaaacgtcgctttcggtagtgatttggtgaagaggtcggccagattgtcttgtgattagatttgcatgacttcaatcttctgatgctcttgttgttgatgtgtaaagaagaacttcggcgcaatatgcttggtattgtctcctttgatgtaacccttcttgagctgttcgatgcaagctgcgttgtcttcaaaaatcgtcgtcggggcattaacggcgggatgaagatcacaggagcttcgaatatggcccattaCTGCTCTCAACTAAAAGCATtctcgagttgcttcatgtaaggcgagaatttcagcatggttagacgaagtggcaactaaggtctgtttagtttacctccaagatattgcggtgcctccaacggtaaagacataacccgtttgagaacgcgccttgtgcagatcagataagtatccagcgtcggcataaccaacaaggcgagaatcaacccgatgagcatagggtgcagcatcactcgaggattcgtagggataaaataagcccaaatccgtagtacccttaaggtaacggaagatgtctttcacgccagtccaatgtctaCGTGTTGGTgtattgctgtatcttgccaaaagattaacagcgaaggagatgtcgggtctagtgcattgagctaagtacaataaatcgcctatcgcacttagataaggaacttcaggttccaaaatctcttcatcatcctctttcggacggaagggatctcgctttgcatctagcgtacgaacgaccataggagtactcgaagacttcgctttatcctcattaaaacggcgcatcaccttctgggtgtagttcgattgatgtattaagattccatccgaacaatgctctatctcgagaccgagacagtatcgagtcttacctagatctttcatctcaaattccgacttcaggtgcgaagcagttctcgcgagctcttcaggagttccgatgagattcatgtcatcgacatatactgcaacaatcgcaaatccggaatgtgacttcttaatgaacacacaagggcatagttcgttgttcacatatccctaactagtcaaatactcactcagacggttataccacattcttccggattgtttcaaaccgtatagtgaacgcctcagccgaattgagagtgtgttccggggtttggaaatatttgaaccagtcaatgtaagtccttcgggaactttcatataaatttccgtatcaagatccccatagagatacgcggttactacgtccatcagctgcatatccagtttttcgaaaactaccaaactgataaggtatcgaaaagtaatcacatctataacgggtgagtaagtttcgtcatagtcaatcccggggcgttgtgagaaaccttgtgctacaagacgagctttgtaacgcacaatttcgttcttctcattacgcttccgaacgaaaacccacttgtagccaacgggcttcacatgtggaggagtaggacctacaggtccaaacaccttacgtttcgcaagtgaatcaagttcgacttggattgcttgtttccagtttgaccaatcagctctacgttgacattcatcaacggaacgcagttcaatgtcatcgctcaacatgatctcagtagctactgcaaatgctaatgcatcgtcgacaatcatctaatttctacgccacacatcatctaagctagcataatagaccgaaatctcacgattctcgggaggaggattcgtctcttcaaggacgcttccataatctagaatttcctcatgagttgggtaaaatgagtaagcgatagtcggattcacggtaggctcttcaggaccttgtgccgtggttttcctcttccgggggtgtgaatcctttgaaccaaggggtctgccacgcttttgtgtaggggcagatgattggctcgccgctaatgtacgtggatcaccagaattggcgtcccgggcttccaggagggtagtccgtcgtacatttggtacatatatctttgcaggcgtattcgcagctggaatatgtgatcttgtcacgcgcgctagatcggtgaaagcatctggcatgctctgagctatgctctggagatctaatatgcgctgcacttcagcttcagactgagcggtgcgaggatctaaatgagacaaagtgggagtcgtccatgatatttcgcgtcgttcattaggaacgttaacgttcttatctccccctaacgacgggaagactgtctcatagaagtgacaatccgcgaaatgagcggtaaacagatcgtctgtcaaaggttctaagtaacgaataatcgaaggagaatcatatccgacatagatttccatccttcgctgaggccccatttttgtacataAGGGtggcgagatcggcacatagaccgcacaaccaaaaacgcgcagatgcgatatgtcgggttcgcatcaggtgaccaactgaagggcactaaatggttgtgtcgcaacaggcctcaggcggaccaactttgctgcgtgcaatattgcatggccccaagcagtgattgggagcttggtacgtatgaccaacgatcgagcaatcatttgtaaacgcttaatgaaagcctcagccaggccgttctgggtgtgaacatggggtacatgatgttcaacttcaaccccaaccgacatgcaatagtcatcaaaagttttagatgtgaattctccagcattatccaatcgaatagatttgatcggataatctgggtggtgaaccctgagcttgataacctgagccaatagtttggagaatgcagcgttccttgtggacaacaagcacacgtgtgaccaacgtgtagaagcgtcaaccaaaaccataaaatatctaaatggtccgcagggaggttgaatcggtccacaaatgtccccctgaatccgttgtagaaaaatgggaggattcgaacgaatcttgtcataataaggcttagtaataagctttcccatagaacatgtttgacatgcaatttcatggatcaaacctaagcttcgggttagtggatgctcgTGTGAAGTTTTGAGTATACGgtgcatcgctattcgtccaggatgtcccaaatgatcatgtcaaagtgtaatttcgtgcgcggtccctgtggtagggccggccacatagtggcattctatggggcgtatggtcgtagtatatagaccactcgggttacgctccatcttctctagaatacgcttctggccatattcgtaggaagttacgcacaaaaattcaactctgttttctacgtgggtttcagcatggtatgtttaagtgaaaacttcaggttttcaaacaaggcatgtttataagaaacttcgggtttcgaagtaattatgaacttcaagttcatatattcctgcaggcaaacacaaatatatatgcaaacaaatatgcaacaaatatatgcaaaaatattgtataatgataattGAATGAATGTTATTTTGGTCCTcagggccaaattaaagtgtgggtgaaaatataaaaacccatattatttaaaaatattaaataataaaatctcggggtCGAAAAATATAGGCCGAGAACCCTCGGGTGGGGCTACAGGCCCACGGGGAGAGCAGGGGGTTGGGCTGCTGCGGGCAGACCccacaaaattttttttttcacaaaggGCTGCATCAAGCAGgcccaaaagaaaacaaaatttgttttttttttcgcgCGGGCTGCTTTAGGCTggcccaaaaaaacaaaaaatatcttttttttcGCAGGGGTTGCAGGTATCAGACACCCCAGCAACGCTGGGCGTGCTTGGCCGAGGAAGAAGGCCGGAAAAACTAGGACGGCGCCATTGCAGGTGGTTGTCCTTGGTGTGTGCAAGCCATGGTTCGTCGGAGAACCAAGTATCCATCGACGGAGATGAAATCTCGACGTGATATCAAAACcttaaaaattgaaatcgaattttcaaaaaaattccGACGAGATTCCGTTGAATCTCGGTTCAATTGTCGACATGGGACGACTTCACGTCGTCGAGAATATGAACCAAAGGTTCAAGGCTGTGGCTGCAGGCCATGCCATGGTCGGGGGACACCAGGAAGGGTGTCGGGATTTTGGGTTTGGGGCTTGGCTTCGTGGGTTTTTTTCTGGGAACAAGGAGAGTTGCATGCTCTCTGCTTGCGTGGAGACCCTATCTGCAGGATGGTGGTCACGGGTTCTAAAGAACCCAGGTCCCAATcgcaaaaaaatgtttttttttttcaattcaattatattatatgcatgtataattttaatgaatcacatatttacgttgatgcatatgcaaataatagtttcaatgcatgtacatatgtaagattcaattcatgacaaatatcaaattcacataattgtagcaattttgattatgaagcatacacaatttatgtagaatctaaaatatgTTAAACGTAAAGCTGGGTCATGCATCAttgtgaatgttcatgctatcagggcttgcaaaatatcgagttaaaagctgttgtttggaaagaacctgattgcgtgatgatatggatgaactggtttgatgcagaaaaaaaaaatctccaacgtcagattcctaagcgcagcggtatgagcgtgctgataacgtgttatggtctatttttatctgacagagagactagggccgacggcagagagagagagaggagagagatgtgtgtttgtagaattgtaggggaatgtgtgtgttgttatccctcctacattgtgcctttatttatagtagtaaagggagagaagatattccttctcctccaagtaatacaagttgtaataggaaaggataattagaatcaaatctaatataggatttacacaatcacacttattctaggaatgtttacaacagttaatttttttttagttactatctagtagctatgtgagttgttatttttaaatattcattTCAAttaagtctaatcttcaacaaagaataatacgtagaccaaatttgcaaattatatgacgtgtcatcaaaatgtttaatttagtgcccattcattaataatatatatcaattaaagactcgaaaacatcattattttttagtcctatattgacaaggttagtaaataagaaaaaaaacacctcatgatttattcaaaaacacattcaaagttcagatggaaacaaaactcatcatctatctacttataagcctgaagtttttgtgtttccatctctcaatacaaaataaattagtctttccgtgtttcaaaattattgagtttgaaatgtttttctaagtataattttttcgatgtcttatgtgtgaaaataaataattttcttacatgaAGTTAGGGCACTTTTTTTTACGTTGTcccgggcctcaaaaatctctggacTGGACCGGCCCTGCTCCCATGTGACTAGTCCTGTACTAGTTGAAGCTTGGCTGCAAGGGAAGGAATCAGCTTAGCCTTCAGCGATACACCCTAGTGATTGAAGATGTGAAATCCAGTTTACGATCCATTTCTAATTCCTGAATTGTTCATGCCCGACGGTCAGCTATTGTTGTATTAAGGACGGTCAGCTAATTGTCTGGGATCATAGATTGGTCAAGTTAGCCCTAGTAAATGAGGTTCCAATATCatctatgattttttttttttttaagattgtaattgtttttttttttttttaacaaacgatattatctacactaaagagaaagagagtgctTAATCTTACAATGTACtaataataatgtagttcaaattcgcatttaacgataatcgaacctaaaatctcTACTCATAGGTGAAGATGAGTACATTTATACCGTAACACTAAATGGTAAAATTATAATTGTTAGTTATCAATAagtcgaccccacttagtgggaaaaggctttgttgttgttgttatagtTATCAATAAGTCACAATCGTTTcgtgtaaaattaaaaaataaataaataaataaatattgagCTCAATtgcaaacaagaaaaaaaaaagagaattccCACTTGCTATAATATTTTTGAAATATCATAAAATACTGATAACACAACTAGAACGCAAGTGCTTAATACATATTAGTTTGGAATTTGTTGGAGATACTGCACATCACTTGTAATATCAACGAGATGTTTCTCAAATAAGGTCAATGCCTCCCATAGCCTAACTCCCTGTTCATATCGGTCTCACCAAAGCCTTCGTCTACCTTTGCCAAGTCTCTTTTTGCTACCTCCAGATCTAGCTCTGCAACTGCTAGCCTCGCCCTTAGCCTCTTCACTTCCATCTCCAACGCATCCACACCATCTCTCTGCTTTTTAACTACCCCTGCCCTTTCCACAAGCTTCTTCACGTCCAGAGCAGATTGCACATAAGGCTCCAGCCAACATAAGTCAAATTTAAAAGTCTCAAGCTCCTCCCACAAAAGTTGAACGCGTTCACAGGTATCTAGGGTCATATCCTTCACCTTCGTAGTCTTCAGAAAATGCAAAACTCGACCCAAAGCTGTGAATGCCCATTCAATATACGTACGGCTTCTCTTCTTTTGGCACTCAATCAACGAGGGATGCAACGAACAAACTTCCTCTAGCAGTGGAACAAAAGCTCTCTCTATTTTCCCTAGACCCCTAAAATCCATGAGCTTACCATCTGTAGTGGAAAGCACTTCCTCCAGTCCCTTCACTATGGAAGGGTCAACAGGGATATCAGTAGGCTTAGTGCAAACTTCTCCGGTACGTGGTGCATCCTGAAAAGAAAGCACCTGTTCCAATTTCACATTTGCTTGCACCTGTTCAGATGTAGGTGTTGTAACCGGTACAGATGAGTGTGGAACTTGCACAGAATCCAAACTTAAAGGTTTCGGGACTCGAGCTTCTTGCTTTGAAGGCTCTTTGGGTGCAGAACTGCCAGTTCCTTGGTCTTCGAAATTCTTTATGTCCACCTTACGGACTGCAACCCTTGCTTCAATAATGCATTTATCGTTGCGAACAAACTTTTTCCCAACAACAAACTCATTTAGAGGCATGAATGACGTGAATCCCCAGTCACTCTCGCTTGCATTGAACTCATGTTCAGTCTCTGTAAAATCAAAATATGAAGGATCACAgaaacacttaattaataaaatattcatagCAAACCGAgaactaataaaaaaacaacaacaaaggagGCTTATTCCTAATTTTAAAACAACCAAACCCAAGACCATATATACACGTAGAGGTATTCAAACATGTAAGAGGAAACATAGAATTTCCTTCTGAACTTAACCATTGAATGAATCCATCTAAAAACTATATtaatttcttcaaaagaaaTCTCCTTTCTATTGGTTCTTGGACAATAAAAGTGACAATTCTTCTTTATCTCTAACTAATGGTTTTCCCAGAACGAAAAAGGGAAGCAAAATTGTATACTTCCGCTAGTTTATCTTTCCCTCAAGTCCCTGATTCCAAACAAGTGTAAAACTTTAACTACAACCGAAGCCCCAAATCCTGAAGTGAACTGACTAATGTTTGTTAACAAAGT
This is a stretch of genomic DNA from Malus domestica chromosome 02, GDT2T_hap1. It encodes these proteins:
- the LOC103409229 gene encoding MATH domain and coiled-coil domain-containing protein At3g58270-like, with the protein product MENQQQVAGELFTKSFTWTIQNVSKLKTQKLYSEVFLVGDWKWRILVFPKGNNVKQLSLYLEVVDASDLPFLWTRYAQFSLTVVNQRSSNMSITKETEHEFNASESDWGFTSFMPLNEFVVGKKFVRNDKCIIEARVAVRKVDIKNFEDQGTGSSAPKEPSKQEARVPKPLSLDSVQVPHSSVPVTTPTSEQVQANVKLEQVLSFQDAPRTGEVCTKPTDIPVDPSIVKGLEEVLSTTDGKLMDFRGLGKIERAFVPLLEEVCSLHPSLIECQKKRSRTYIEWAFTALGRVLHFLKTTKVKDMTLDTCERVQLLWEELETFKFDLCWLEPYVQSALDVKKLVERAGVVKKQRDGVDALEMEVKRLRARLAVAELDLEVAKRDLAKVDEGFGETDMNRELGYGRH